From one Danio rerio strain Tuebingen ecotype United States chromosome 19, GRCz12tu, whole genome shotgun sequence genomic stretch:
- the marcksl1b gene encoding MARCKS-related protein 1-B produces the protein MGSQASKGGVAVEGKAAAADPAAVKTNGQENGHVKTNGDVSAKAEGDAATTNGSAEAAKESEAGAGDAIEPAPAAEGEAAKPEGEATKETPKKKKKKFSLKNSFKFKGISLKKSKKNAEVKEEAAAAAPATEEKPEENGAATEEKKEEEAKAEETPAAPVETPKAEEPAAKAEEPAAAKEEAAAPAVEATKQTEETNSTPAPSEQKE, from the exons ATGGGATCCCAGGCATCAAAGGGAGGAGTGGCTGTGGAGGGGAAAGCCGCCGCTGCTGACCCGGCTGCCGTCAAGACTAACGGACAG gagAACGGTCATGTTAAGACCAATGGTGATGTCTCTGCCAAGGCAGAGGGAGATGCTGCCACCACCAACGGTTCTGCAGAAGCAGCTAAGGAATCTGAGGCTGGAGCCGGCGACGCCATCGAACCAGCGCCTGCCGCTGAGGGAGAGGCTGCCAAACCTGAGGGCGAGGCCACCAAGGAGACccccaagaagaagaagaagaagttctCCCTGAAGAACTCCTTCAAATTCAAGGGTATCTCACTGAAGAAGAGCAAGAAGAATGCTGAGGTGAAGGAAGAGGCCGCTGCTGCTGCTCCAGCTACCGAAGAGAAGCCAGAGGAGAATGGAGCAGCcactgaggagaagaaagaggaggaggccAAGGCCGAGGAGACACCCGCTGCCCCTGTTGAAACCCCCAAGGCCGAGGAGCCTGCAGCCAAGGCTGAGGAGCCTGCTGCTGCAAAGGAAGAGGCTGCTGCACCTGCTGTAGAGGCCACGAAACAAACAGAGGAGACCAACTCAACACCTGCACCATCTGAACAGAAGGAGTGA